A window from Apostichopus japonicus isolate 1M-3 chromosome 2, ASM3797524v1, whole genome shotgun sequence encodes these proteins:
- the LOC139977503 gene encoding piggyBac transposable element-derived protein 4-like yields the protein MATNVPRCHSQEMWDDLFDTDTINVEDQDALVEPVYQDSVLFEDSEIGNTVQLAPAFEELPDEAPAAVVPEATGAPVVVPPPKRPSTPPPTISAQERKAFRERVRQRKATLSALGKKADLQQKMDLLVEDEEDRHNCCGDWKWESFTENKPYINEEGQFAREGEDPRGISGAARRAVTELDLLRLFLTEAVLTNLVKQTNLYAMQERAKEGGSNERWSPVTREEIMAFIGVAIAMGIVHKGDLREYWSTTPLLETPWFPSVMSGHRFAMIQRYLHLADNTRADLTADGKLCDKLYKVRPLLDSLLISFPQHYHPGKNLSLDEQMLGTKARCSFIQYMKDKPTKRGVKLWVLCDSQVHYCLNFQIYTGGTGEKGLSFRVVNELMSPYLGKFHHLYTDNFYTSPELLAHLLTHDTLAVGTVRQDRLSMPMRLRTSVEVFEPGQSVFYSSHKMTVCRWMDKRDVFCLSTVHGNTLDTITRRKRGTREMEDVQKPKMVLDYNTHMGGVDVYDQLLSYNPLQRRYKRWWIKIFFRLIDMTVVNSYALWKLKQVNPPPKNSHKKFRIALAEQLVAPYRERYARPLQSRQIPNRMKHVSDPTSYTPRKKCAVCQDDNRKTTSGCRNCGDTIRLHFCNDDGQMSCFAKYHTKHDYTG from the exons atggcTACAAATGTACCACGCTGTCACTCCCAAGAGATGTGGGACGATTTGTTCGATACCGATACCATTAATGTAGAGGACCAGGACGCTCTGGTCGAACCAGTTTATCAAGATTCGGTCCTTTTTGAGGATTCAGAAATT GGAAATACTGTTCAACTGGCACCAGCCTTTGAGGAACTGCCAGATGAGGCACCCGCAGCAGTTGTGCCTGAAGCCACTGGTGCACCAGTGGTAGTACCTCCACCAAAGAGGCCATCAACACCACCACCAACCATCTCGGCCCAGGAGCGGAAGGCTTTCAGAGAAAGGGTGAGACAACGAAAAGCCACCCTCTCCGCTCTTGGGAAGAAAGCTGATCTGCAGCAGAAGATGGATCTTCTGGTGGAAGACGAAGAGGATCGTCACAACTGCTGCGGGGACTGGAAGTGGGAGAGTTTCACTGAAAACAAA CCTTACATCAACGAAGAGGGGCAGTTTGCCAGGGAGGGAGAGGATCCCCGAGGTATTTCAGGAGCGGCCCGGAGGGCAGTGACTGAGCTAGATTTGTTGAGACTGTTTCTCACCGAAGCAGTCTTGACAAATTTGGTGAAGCAGACGAATCTGTATGCAATGCAAGAAAGGGCCAAGGAAGGAGGTAGTAATGAGCGCTGGTCGCCCGTTACTAGAGAGGAGATAATGGCCTTCATTGGGGTAGCTATTGCCATGGGTATTGTCCACAAAGGTGACTTGAGAGAATACTGGTCAACTACACCACTCTTAGAAACACCATGGTTTCCTTCTGTAATGTCAGGTCATCGTTTCGCCATGATTCAAAGGTATTTGCATCTTGCGGATAACACTAGGGCTGACTTGACTGCTGATGGGAAGCTCTGTGATAAGTTGTACAAAGTACGCCCCTTACTTGATTCCTTACTCATATCTTTCCCTCAGCACTATCATCCGGGTAAGAACCTCAGTCTGGATGAACAGATGCTCGGGACCAAGGCCCGTTGCAGCTTCATCCAGTACATGAAGGACAAGCCCACAAAGAGAGGGGTGAAATTGTGGGTCCTCTGTGACTCACAAGTTCACTATTGTTTGAATTTCCAAATTTACACAGGTGGTACAGGAGAAAAAGGATTGAGCTTCCGTGTCGTGAATGAGCTGATGAGTCCGTACCTGGGTAAATTTCATCACCTGTACACTGATAATTTTTACACGTCTCCAGAGTTACTAGCTCACCTGCTCACTCACGACACATTGGCTGTTGGAACGGTTCGCCAGGATCGTCTCAGTATGCCAATGCGATTGAGGACATCTGTGGAAGTCTTCGAGCCGGGTCAATCTGTTTTCTACAGTAGCCACAAAATGACAGTTTGTCGGTGGATGGACAAGAGAGATGTGTTTTGTCTGTCTACAGTTCATGGCAACACGTTGGATACGATTACTCGTAGAAAGAGGGGTACTCGTGAAATGGAAGATGTTCAGAAACCAAAGATGGTTTTAGACTACAACACCCACATGGGTGGTGTAGATGTGTATGATCAGCTTCTGTCCTACAATCCTTTACAACGCCGGTACAAGCGCTGGtggataaaaatattttttcgattgatagatatgaCAGTTGTGAATTCCTATGCTCTTTGGAAGTTGAAGCAGGTCAATCCCCCCCCAAAGAACAGTCACAAAAAGTTTAGAATTGCACTTGCTGAGCAATTGGTTGCCCCCTACAGAGAGAGATATGCCCGCCCACTTCAGAGTCGACAGATACCAAACCGAATGAAACACGTCTCTGATCCAACCTCGTACACCCCTCGAAAAAAATGTGCAGTCTGCCAAGATGACAACCGCAAAACAACTAGTGGTTGTAGGAACTGCGGTGATACCATCCGCCTGCATTTCTGCAACGATGATGGCCAAATGTCATGCTTTGCCAAATATCATACCAAACATGATTACACAGGCTGA